In the genome of Candidatus Zixiibacteriota bacterium, one region contains:
- a CDS encoding RsmE family RNA methyltransferase, whose product MIPIFYAPPENLREELIELPAEEGHHLRRVMRLGKSDAVIIIDGAGTAYKGEVDHFEGERVFCRWFSQLRNFGEPHFQITLAAGLSTGYKFDEVVQRGTEIGVARFIPVITARSKIKIDDEETAQKKIARWRKVALAAAKQCERSLIPKIEDVMNLEEVFDRSRIPGRILLFAPTEDAQTLDRIDFTEEGKRFHNFTLLTGPESGFSREELELAREKGAAIISLGKRILRTENAGPTAAAVVMYLLGEFK is encoded by the coding sequence ATGATTCCGATTTTCTACGCGCCGCCGGAGAATCTCCGGGAAGAGCTAATCGAACTTCCAGCTGAAGAAGGACATCACTTGCGCCGGGTGATGCGCCTCGGCAAGAGTGACGCCGTTATAATCATCGATGGGGCAGGTACAGCATATAAGGGAGAGGTGGACCATTTCGAGGGGGAAAGAGTCTTCTGCCGCTGGTTTTCACAGCTGCGCAATTTCGGGGAGCCGCACTTTCAAATTACACTGGCGGCAGGCTTATCAACCGGTTATAAATTTGATGAAGTAGTGCAAAGAGGGACTGAAATCGGGGTGGCGCGATTCATCCCGGTTATAACCGCCAGGTCGAAAATAAAGATTGACGACGAGGAAACGGCGCAGAAAAAGATAGCCAGATGGCGCAAAGTGGCGCTGGCGGCAGCCAAACAGTGCGAGCGCTCATTAATTCCGAAAATCGAGGACGTGATGAATCTTGAGGAAGTTTTCGACAGAAGCAGAATTCCGGGTCGGATTTTACTCTTTGCCCCCACGGAAGACGCACAAACGTTAGACCGAATTGATTTCACTGAAGAAGGGAAACGGTTCCACAACTTTACGCTTCTGACCGGTCCCGAATCGGGATTCAGCCGGGAGGAGCTGGAACTGGCAAGAGAGAAGGGGGCGGCGATAATATCGCTGGGAAAGAGAATTCTCCGAACTGAGAATGCCGGACCGACCGCAGCGGCAGTGGTTATGTATCTGTTAGGGGAGTTCAAATAG
- a CDS encoding prepilin peptidase — protein MAELPFYILVLVLGVTVGSFLNVLIYRLPRNLPYIAGRSFCPSCKSRIKFYDNIPLLSYLILRGRCRSCNAPISFRYPLVELLNGAAYLFFISHFGLTPSAAVYAALSSILIAIFFIDLEFQIIPDRLTIPGMALGLGASFLPGGIGIVASIIGLLVGGAALYLVALLGDWLFKKESMGGGDIKMAAMLGAFLGWQKVLLMFIGAAVIGLVMAIVWMMLSRRVRR, from the coding sequence ATGGCAGAGTTACCGTTTTACATTTTGGTCTTGGTTCTGGGAGTGACCGTTGGGTCATTTCTGAATGTGCTGATTTATCGGCTTCCGCGGAACCTTCCGTATATTGCCGGCCGGTCGTTTTGTCCCTCCTGCAAGAGCCGGATAAAATTTTACGACAATATTCCCCTGCTCAGTTATCTGATTCTGCGTGGCCGATGCCGCTCCTGCAATGCCCCGATTTCTTTCCGCTATCCGCTGGTGGAATTACTTAACGGCGCCGCTTACCTTTTCTTCATTAGTCATTTTGGCTTAACGCCGAGTGCCGCCGTTTATGCGGCGCTGTCTTCAATACTAATAGCCATATTCTTCATTGACCTGGAGTTTCAGATTATCCCGGACCGGCTGACAATACCGGGAATGGCCCTGGGGTTGGGGGCATCATTTCTTCCCGGCGGTATAGGGATAGTCGCTTCCATTATCGGGCTGCTGGTTGGAGGAGCGGCTTTGTACCTTGTAGCGCTTCTGGGAGATTGGCTGTTCAAGAAGGAAAGTATGGGCGGTGGTGATATAAAAATGGCGGCGATGCTGGGAGCATTCCTGGGGTGGCAGAAGGTACTTTTGATGTTCATCGGAGCGGCGGTAATCGGTCTGGTTATGGCGATAGTCTGGATGATGTTATCGCGCCGGGTGCGCCG